A stretch of Metabacillus sp. FJAT-52054 DNA encodes these proteins:
- the tatA gene encoding twin-arginine translocase TatA/TatE family subunit produces the protein MIQNIGVPGLILILVIALIVFGPSKLPEIGRSFGSALKEFKNGTREAIRDEDSKKSDEIKS, from the coding sequence ATGATTCAAAATATTGGAGTTCCAGGTCTTATTTTAATATTGGTTATTGCTCTGATTGTTTTTGGTCCTTCCAAGCTTCCTGAGATTGGAAGATCCTTTGGTTCTGCCCTCAAGGAATTTAAGAATGGAACGAGAGAAGCAATTAGAGATGAAGATTCTAAAAAGAGTGATGAAATAAAAAGTTAA
- the tatC gene encoding twin-arginine translocase subunit TatC, whose protein sequence is MSQMTFWQRHLEELRKRLLLTGIAYAVFLGIGFFLADDLYRWFLIDTDIKLTVLGPSEIMWVYFSMANIMAIAAVFPVAAHQLWAFVGPALTTEEKKAVYAFVPAIGILFAGGICFGYFVVFPSALGFLLNMSDGLFTALFTTEKYFGFLFQIVLPFGFLFELPAAVVFLTNLGLITPGMMRKYRKYVYFVLAILSAVITPPDFSSQLFVLIPMAFLFEASIFLAAAAVKRKNSKGDQEPLQTI, encoded by the coding sequence ATGTCTCAAATGACCTTCTGGCAAAGGCATTTGGAGGAACTGAGAAAAAGGCTCCTCCTGACAGGCATTGCTTATGCCGTTTTTTTAGGAATCGGATTCTTTCTTGCAGATGATTTGTATCGCTGGTTTTTAATTGATACGGACATTAAGCTGACTGTACTGGGTCCTTCTGAAATTATGTGGGTTTACTTTAGTATGGCGAACATAATGGCAATAGCTGCTGTATTTCCGGTAGCAGCCCATCAGCTCTGGGCATTCGTTGGACCAGCCTTAACGACTGAAGAGAAAAAAGCTGTCTATGCGTTTGTACCGGCAATTGGAATCTTATTTGCCGGAGGTATTTGTTTTGGATACTTTGTTGTATTTCCTTCTGCCTTAGGTTTTCTTTTAAATATGTCCGATGGTCTGTTTACCGCGTTATTCACAACTGAAAAATATTTTGGTTTTCTCTTTCAAATTGTTTTGCCGTTTGGTTTTTTATTTGAACTGCCGGCAGCCGTCGTCTTTTTAACCAATCTTGGACTGATCACGCCAGGAATGATGAGAAAGTACCGTAAATATGTTTACTTTGTCTTGGCCATTTTGTCGGCGGTCATAACTCCGCCTGATTTCAGCTCGCAGTTATTTGTGCTGATTCCAATGGCATTTTTATTTGAAGCAAGTATTTTTCTGGCTGCGGCAGCCGTAAAAAGGAAAAACAGCAAAGGGGACCAAGAACCGCTTCAGACAATTTAA
- a CDS encoding PAS domain S-box protein: MKDSIMGENSHNLLHYYFNQTNEAIVITELTSLVPLAAKFYDFNDKSCSLLGYTREEMKKLNPITLFFGHIDSEIFRSIQNRFAIEREITVEMELLTKLQTKIPVEANCFLIKMDGKTFIYSSIKKISRRKKEFDQLLSEKEFSHSILDTIQAFVVLLEPDGRIADWNRHCTFHTGYAFEEAAGKYIWDVMLEKEESRNAKDFFSRSVTPFPAFHENNWVAKTGEKMMIRWSNKEIFDQNGQVQYIVCTGIDLTENKLYEEKLKESNEKFKRLVEHNPDGIIIYQNAKLTYMNLEAEKMLGMNCMQAGGSISNLLHPSDQIVAHEALHSLINHEQDVAGPIELTLTRRDGSSISIEAKGISDWNQNDTSVIVVMRDISPRKKAEQEFQHAFNQMQGILSSSVEGLLGIDEHHHVIFVNQAMLSAINMNRSDIIGQSIKPLLLKYTDTASIHSLLEENRTIEVKIGDGRKKRHLELSANPMKNERGQVITFYDQTDRVLLETAKNRYYDAIACGITVQNSDGTIVFANQCASEILGYESSDLLNMSSLNIEWNAKDENGRDLTGQEHPSMTTLLTKKEISHFVMGVYNPIREENRWILIDTRILYADQSQDIEYIIATFQDITEKIELDKMVKSQEKLALAGRMATAVAHEVRNPLTSVLGFLQLMETSDELNKDYLRIMKKDLERIKLVTNEFLSLAKPESMETVKLELKDDILVPVVHILMQDLNDRNITFEFFEEENGPYYVEGKQESLKQVFLNFLTNAMDAIPKEGSIHLILSHFGEHVLITIEDTGIGIDPERLPFLGEPFYSLKEKGTGLGLLICRKILEDHRGHFSIVSSPGEGTKVTIFIPAASQSDSETA, encoded by the coding sequence ATGAAGGATTCAATAATGGGCGAAAATTCGCACAACCTATTACACTACTATTTCAATCAAACGAACGAAGCAATCGTTATTACGGAACTCACATCATTGGTACCCCTTGCTGCAAAATTCTATGATTTTAATGACAAGTCATGCAGCCTTCTTGGATACACAAGAGAAGAAATGAAAAAGCTTAACCCCATTACACTGTTCTTTGGGCATATTGATTCAGAAATTTTCCGCTCTATACAGAATCGCTTCGCCATTGAACGGGAAATTACGGTTGAAATGGAGCTGCTGACGAAACTCCAAACCAAAATCCCCGTTGAAGCGAATTGCTTCCTCATCAAAATGGACGGTAAAACGTTCATTTATTCTTCCATCAAAAAAATTTCAAGAAGGAAAAAGGAATTTGATCAACTGCTCTCAGAAAAGGAATTTTCTCATTCTATTTTAGATACGATTCAGGCATTCGTCGTTCTCCTGGAACCTGATGGAAGGATTGCGGATTGGAACCGCCATTGCACGTTTCACACAGGATATGCCTTTGAGGAAGCTGCAGGAAAATATATTTGGGATGTCATGCTTGAGAAGGAGGAGAGCAGGAATGCAAAGGATTTCTTTTCTCGGTCCGTTACCCCCTTCCCTGCCTTTCACGAAAATAACTGGGTGGCAAAAACAGGCGAAAAGATGATGATTCGGTGGTCTAATAAAGAAATTTTTGACCAAAATGGACAGGTTCAATATATTGTTTGTACAGGTATAGATTTGACTGAAAATAAGCTTTATGAGGAAAAATTGAAGGAAAGCAATGAGAAATTCAAGCGTCTTGTAGAACATAATCCAGATGGAATTATCATTTACCAGAATGCCAAGCTTACCTATATGAATTTAGAGGCTGAGAAAATGCTGGGGATGAATTGTATGCAGGCAGGCGGTTCTATATCCAATCTTCTTCACCCATCAGATCAAATAGTGGCACATGAAGCTCTGCATTCACTTATAAATCACGAGCAGGATGTCGCCGGTCCTATTGAACTCACCCTTACAAGAAGAGATGGAAGTTCAATTTCTATAGAAGCAAAAGGCATTTCTGACTGGAATCAGAACGATACTTCCGTCATCGTGGTTATGAGGGATATTTCGCCCCGCAAAAAAGCGGAACAGGAATTTCAGCACGCCTTTAACCAAATGCAGGGTATCCTTTCCTCTTCAGTTGAGGGATTGCTCGGTATTGATGAACATCATCACGTCATCTTTGTTAATCAAGCCATGTTAAGCGCGATAAATATGAACCGCTCCGATATAATAGGGCAGTCAATCAAACCCTTGCTTCTGAAGTATACGGATACTGCTTCAATTCATTCTCTCCTTGAAGAGAACCGCACAATCGAGGTGAAGATTGGGGATGGCCGAAAAAAGAGGCACTTGGAGCTGTCTGCTAATCCAATGAAAAATGAGCGCGGCCAGGTTATCACTTTTTATGACCAAACAGACAGGGTGCTTCTAGAAACGGCAAAAAACCGCTATTATGATGCAATAGCCTGCGGAATCACAGTGCAAAATTCGGATGGAACGATTGTTTTTGCTAATCAATGCGCTTCAGAAATATTAGGGTATGAAAGCTCTGATTTACTAAATATGAGTTCGTTAAATATCGAATGGAATGCAAAAGACGAAAATGGACGAGATTTAACCGGACAGGAGCATCCTTCCATGACAACGCTCTTAACGAAAAAAGAAATCTCACATTTCGTTATGGGAGTGTACAATCCGATTAGAGAAGAAAACCGCTGGATCCTGATTGATACCCGGATTTTATACGCCGATCAAAGTCAGGACATCGAATACATCATTGCTACTTTTCAGGATATTACAGAAAAAATCGAATTGGACAAGATGGTCAAAAGTCAGGAAAAGCTTGCTTTAGCAGGACGAATGGCTACTGCTGTAGCCCATGAAGTGAGAAACCCCCTGACCTCGGTTCTAGGATTTCTTCAGTTAATGGAAACCTCAGATGAACTGAACAAAGACTATTTAAGAATCATGAAAAAAGATCTTGAACGCATTAAGCTTGTGACGAATGAATTCTTATCATTGGCTAAACCTGAGAGTATGGAGACTGTCAAGCTTGAATTAAAGGATGATATCCTCGTGCCTGTCGTTCACATTTTGATGCAGGACTTAAATGACCGGAACATAACATTTGAATTTTTTGAGGAGGAGAATGGTCCTTATTATGTTGAAGGGAAGCAGGAGTCTCTAAAACAAGTATTTTTAAATTTCCTTACGAATGCCATGGATGCGATTCCGAAAGAGGGCAGCATCCACCTTATCCTTTCCCATTTTGGTGAACATGTCCTCATCACCATTGAAGACACAGGCATTGGCATTGACCCAGAGCGCCTCCCTTTCCTTGGAGAGCCTTTCTATTCATTGAAAGAGAAAGGTACAGGACTCGGCCTTCTTATTTGCCGTAAAATTCTTGAAGATCACAGGGGCCATTTCAGCATAGTGAGCAGCCCTGGTGAAGGTACAAAGGTAACGATTTTCATTCCTGCAGCCTCACAATCGGATTCGGAAACTGCTTAA
- a CDS encoding prenyltransferase/squalene oxidase repeat-containing protein: protein MKREAELELLYLTEKLKNEQLPNGSWSYLFETGIKTDCFMIVLIKALRLYKPDLLNSLSERIARKQERDGSWRLFHDQEEGDVSTAIEAYYALLLSGYYEETAPQMIAAKRYIISKGGIRKAGLFTKIMLALTSQAEWPSLLSVPIEAILLPKNFPVNIYDLSVYGRANLIPILTAAANKFKIKIEGSPDLTAMEGNREEPLETYRSSEWRGLFGMVGSGVQLMAGGPGRLRKDALKKAETYMLHRLEPDGTLYSYFSCTFLMIFALMSLGYDREHPVITKAVQGLINMAAVTPEGLHMQYTTAHVWNTSLLSYALQEAGVSGSIIQKANRYLRSKQHIQYGDWVIHNPKAAPGGWGFSDINTMNPDIDDTTASLRAIKIEAAENFQSREAWNKGLQWLLSMQNGDGGWASFERNAAPPYVHFVPIEKAEFIISDESSADLTGRTIEFLCTFANLNPENSAVQKGIRWILKHQETDGSWNSRWGICYIYGTWAAVTGLAAAGYSEDSPPIQRAKQWLEQHQNSDGGWGESCKSDIMNHYVPLGTSTLTQTAWAIEALLCCSKEITPSVERGIRYLISHIRKKDWTSYYPKGQGFAGQFYIHYESYDFVYPLLALSRFIKRANEGESA from the coding sequence ATGAAGCGGGAAGCGGAACTTGAACTGTTATATCTGACAGAAAAACTGAAAAATGAGCAGCTGCCTAACGGTTCCTGGTCCTATCTATTTGAAACTGGAATCAAAACGGATTGTTTTATGATTGTTCTTATAAAGGCACTCCGTCTATATAAACCGGATCTATTGAACTCCCTATCTGAAAGAATCGCAAGGAAACAAGAGAGGGATGGATCATGGAGACTGTTCCATGATCAGGAAGAAGGAGATGTATCAACAGCTATTGAAGCCTATTACGCTCTTCTGCTTTCAGGATACTATGAGGAGACGGCTCCTCAGATGATAGCGGCAAAAAGATACATCATATCTAAGGGAGGGATAAGAAAAGCAGGACTTTTTACAAAAATAATGCTTGCCCTTACCTCCCAGGCAGAATGGCCGTCTCTGTTGTCCGTACCGATTGAAGCGATCCTTCTTCCAAAAAATTTCCCGGTGAATATTTATGACCTTTCTGTATATGGACGCGCTAATCTTATTCCTATTCTTACAGCTGCTGCGAATAAATTTAAGATTAAAATAGAGGGATCCCCAGATCTAACTGCTATGGAAGGTAACAGGGAGGAGCCGCTTGAGACCTACCGTTCAAGCGAGTGGAGGGGATTATTCGGTATGGTAGGTTCCGGTGTTCAGCTAATGGCGGGCGGACCAGGGCGCTTACGGAAGGATGCTTTAAAAAAAGCGGAAACCTACATGCTTCACAGGCTGGAACCGGACGGAACCCTTTACAGCTATTTCAGCTGCACCTTTTTAATGATATTTGCCCTCATGTCACTCGGATATGATCGTGAGCACCCTGTAATTACGAAGGCAGTACAAGGTTTGATTAATATGGCGGCCGTCACTCCAGAAGGGCTGCATATGCAATATACGACAGCCCACGTATGGAATACATCCCTTCTTTCCTATGCCCTTCAAGAAGCAGGCGTAAGCGGCTCCATTATTCAAAAGGCAAACCGGTATTTGCGCTCAAAACAGCATATACAGTATGGGGACTGGGTCATTCACAATCCGAAAGCTGCACCAGGAGGCTGGGGCTTTTCGGATATCAATACAATGAACCCTGATATAGATGATACGACAGCTTCTTTAAGGGCGATTAAAATAGAGGCAGCAGAAAATTTCCAAAGCCGGGAAGCATGGAACAAAGGGCTGCAATGGCTGCTGTCCATGCAGAATGGCGATGGGGGATGGGCCTCTTTTGAACGAAATGCTGCCCCTCCATATGTCCACTTCGTCCCAATTGAAAAAGCGGAATTCATCATTTCAGATGAATCATCAGCGGATTTAACAGGGCGGACAATTGAATTTCTTTGCACGTTTGCCAATCTTAATCCTGAGAATTCAGCTGTTCAAAAAGGAATAAGGTGGATCCTTAAACACCAGGAAACGGACGGGTCATGGAATTCCAGATGGGGAATCTGCTATATATATGGAACATGGGCTGCAGTTACAGGACTTGCGGCAGCCGGATATTCAGAAGATTCTCCACCCATACAGCGTGCAAAACAATGGCTTGAGCAGCATCAGAATTCTGATGGCGGCTGGGGAGAATCCTGTAAAAGCGATATCATGAATCACTATGTGCCGCTTGGAACAAGTACCCTGACACAAACCGCCTGGGCGATTGAAGCTCTCCTTTGCTGCAGCAAGGAGATAACACCTTCTGTGGAAAGGGGAATTCGCTACCTTATCAGCCATATAAGGAAAAAGGATTGGACGTCATACTATCCTAAGGGACAGGGCTTTGCCGGCCAATTTTATATACACTATGAAAGCTATGACTTTGTATATCCGCTTTTGGCATTATCACGATTTATTAAAAGGGCAAATGAAGGGGAGAGTGCATAG
- a CDS encoding Hsp20/alpha crystallin family protein, with protein sequence MPEDKNRPNAGPMRMINDFFENRPSKSLLDTIDDIFTRNPNKMYFGVDMTETMTHYIIKAEIPGISKEEIDLELENQDLIIRLFPDPKNKDGAKWEGAIRTIELPGNAILQDMKAQYRSGILSVRFPKKQGKKIIVE encoded by the coding sequence ATGCCGGAAGATAAAAATAGACCGAATGCAGGACCAATGAGGATGATCAATGATTTCTTCGAAAACCGCCCCTCCAAATCTCTGCTTGATACGATCGATGATATCTTTACACGAAACCCAAACAAGATGTACTTTGGAGTGGACATGACAGAAACGATGACCCACTATATCATTAAGGCGGAAATTCCCGGTATATCAAAAGAGGAAATCGATTTGGAACTAGAGAATCAGGATTTAATCATAAGGCTTTTCCCAGATCCGAAGAATAAAGACGGAGCAAAATGGGAAGGGGCAATCCGGACCATCGAGCTGCCCGGCAACGCGATTTTACAGGACATGAAAGCTCAATACCGCAGTGGAATTCTAAGTGTACGCTTTCCTAAAAAACAAGGGAAGAAAATTATCGTTGAATAA
- a CDS encoding acyl-CoA thioesterase gives MNTPTKTCKESFVVKTSMVLPPDTNNHGTLFGGRLMAYIDDVAAIAATRHSRTLVVTASTDSVDFLHPIMVGHSVCLEAFVTYTGRTSMEIFVKVVAEDMLSGDRNVCALSFLTFVAVDANNKPTPVPQVIPQTEMEKQLNETAKARAQARRNRKQEFEKMAEMFGTDMPW, from the coding sequence ATGAACACTCCGACTAAAACCTGTAAAGAATCTTTTGTGGTTAAAACATCTATGGTACTGCCTCCGGATACTAACAATCATGGCACTCTTTTTGGCGGAAGGCTGATGGCTTATATTGATGATGTAGCTGCGATTGCTGCTACAAGGCATTCAAGAACGCTCGTGGTAACGGCTTCCACCGATTCTGTTGATTTTCTGCATCCGATCATGGTCGGTCATTCTGTTTGCTTGGAAGCATTCGTGACCTATACCGGAAGAACATCCATGGAGATCTTTGTCAAAGTGGTCGCGGAGGATATGCTCTCAGGTGACCGCAATGTTTGCGCGTTAAGCTTCCTGACCTTTGTCGCTGTAGATGCAAATAATAAGCCAACGCCTGTTCCTCAGGTGATTCCTCAAACGGAGATGGAAAAACAGCTGAATGAAACGGCAAAAGCACGAGCCCAAGCAAGAAGGAATAGAAAGCAGGAATTTGAAAAAATGGCAGAAATGTTCGGAACGGATATGCCTTGGTAA
- a CDS encoding NAD(P)H-hydrate dehydratase — MFICTKENIRLIDRQAEERGISGFTLMENAGAGLYREISTLVTKQQEICIAAGKGNNGGDGIVLARYLLLNGYQTKLFFPFGLPAEDGTAGRHLHYLTACGFSPFADAIEGDVIVDALFGIGFQQPLREEAKVWVRRLNEKQALKISIDIPSGVEADHGSVSEAFRADYTFCLHGYKPSAILIPSTAYYGKVSTVSIGLPQDSKLKIWTEEDAINAWPSFSPFAHKGSFGTGYIIAGSDHMPGSAMLAAKGALRSGIGKLIMGTSQFASAILAGEVPETTYEFDGLEKTASGFVPEKLKAAAIGPGLENKNYIEQAVQNLLKEDFPVVLDAGALQKREYKKREVPPILTPHPGEFSRMTGLNVNEIQSSRIQAALQYADEHDVILLLKGEHTVIAFPDGEAIVNLTGNSALAKGGTGDTLTGILTACLCTHQNVKEAAANAVFIHGKTADLWVSKYGARSMTASDISDMIPEVMKYLENKKETYSG; from the coding sequence ATGTTTATCTGTACAAAAGAGAATATACGTCTTATAGACAGGCAGGCAGAAGAAAGAGGAATAAGCGGATTTACATTAATGGAAAATGCGGGTGCTGGACTGTATAGAGAAATTTCCACCCTGGTTACTAAGCAGCAGGAGATTTGCATTGCTGCAGGAAAAGGCAATAATGGCGGTGATGGAATTGTTTTGGCCAGGTACCTGCTTCTCAACGGCTATCAGACAAAGCTATTCTTTCCATTTGGTCTTCCTGCAGAGGATGGAACAGCAGGCCGGCATCTCCATTATTTAACTGCCTGCGGTTTTTCACCCTTTGCGGATGCTATTGAAGGTGATGTTATCGTTGACGCGCTTTTTGGTATTGGCTTCCAGCAGCCCTTGAGAGAAGAAGCAAAGGTATGGGTCAGACGATTAAACGAAAAGCAAGCACTTAAAATTTCAATAGACATACCTTCCGGAGTGGAAGCTGACCATGGTTCGGTAAGTGAAGCGTTCCGGGCGGACTATACATTTTGTTTACATGGATACAAGCCATCCGCTATTTTGATTCCATCAACAGCATATTATGGGAAAGTGTCGACAGTATCCATTGGACTTCCCCAGGATAGCAAATTAAAGATATGGACTGAGGAAGATGCAATTAACGCATGGCCATCCTTTTCACCCTTTGCTCATAAAGGAAGCTTCGGTACAGGCTATATCATAGCCGGGAGTGACCATATGCCCGGCAGCGCCATGCTCGCAGCGAAGGGAGCGCTGAGAAGCGGTATTGGAAAGCTGATTATGGGGACAAGCCAATTTGCTTCAGCAATATTGGCAGGTGAAGTCCCTGAAACCACATACGAGTTTGACGGACTTGAAAAAACGGCTAGCGGGTTTGTCCCTGAAAAGTTGAAAGCAGCCGCTATTGGACCGGGATTAGAGAACAAGAATTATATTGAACAAGCAGTCCAAAACTTGCTGAAAGAAGATTTTCCAGTAGTTTTGGACGCAGGTGCTCTGCAAAAGCGGGAGTATAAAAAAAGAGAAGTACCCCCAATTCTTACTCCCCATCCAGGTGAGTTCAGCAGGATGACTGGATTGAATGTAAATGAAATTCAGAGCAGCCGGATCCAGGCTGCCCTTCAATATGCAGATGAACATGATGTTATCCTATTGTTAAAGGGAGAGCATACGGTCATTGCCTTTCCTGATGGTGAAGCGATAGTCAACCTGACAGGTAATTCTGCACTTGCAAAAGGCGGAACTGGGGATACCCTTACCGGAATTTTAACCGCTTGTTTGTGCACCCATCAAAACGTTAAAGAGGCAGCTGCAAATGCCGTATTTATCCATGGAAAGACGGCAGATCTGTGGGTAAGCAAATATGGAGCCCGCTCCATGACTGCAAGTGATATTTCGGATATGATTCCAGAAGTGATGAAGTACCTTGAGAATAAGAAGGAGACTTATAGTGGATGA
- a CDS encoding DUF6884 domain-containing protein, translated as MNRLCIIPCGKRKIWDKQPGLGPVQAQYAYTGVFHTLCQAYARTFFSSWVILSAKHGFLKPEELVPGNYDLAFQMKHPEIISIRDLRNQLDKKKLNNVDQIFMLGGKKFDRILSEVFGKSVQFPLKGSKGIGEMQRKLKTAVETETEIVC; from the coding sequence ATGAATAGATTATGCATTATTCCATGCGGGAAACGGAAAATTTGGGATAAACAGCCTGGACTTGGACCCGTTCAAGCTCAGTATGCTTATACCGGTGTTTTTCACACTCTCTGCCAAGCATATGCCCGCACCTTTTTTTCTTCCTGGGTTATCCTCTCTGCAAAGCATGGATTTTTAAAACCAGAGGAACTGGTTCCGGGAAATTACGATCTCGCTTTTCAGATGAAGCATCCTGAGATTATTAGTATCCGAGATCTGCGAAATCAGCTGGACAAAAAGAAATTGAATAATGTAGATCAAATTTTCATGCTGGGCGGGAAGAAATTTGACCGGATTCTATCAGAGGTTTTTGGAAAATCGGTGCAATTTCCCTTAAAGGGTTCAAAGGGAATTGGAGAGATGCAGAGAAAGCTAAAGACAGCGGTGGAAACTGAGACTGAAATCGTTTGTTAA
- a CDS encoding TrkA family potassium uptake protein, which produces MKKEFAVIGLGRFGGSICRALSEEGMEVMAIDNDEDRVNEFANIASHAVVGDTTDEAVLKSLGIRNFDHVIVAIGENIQASILTTLILKDLGVKNITVKAQNDYHEKVLAKIGADKIVHPERDMGRRIAHNIISNNVLDYLELSDEHSIVEIVANKKLAGNTLINLDIRANYGINIVAIKRNKDIIVSPQAEEAIELNDILIVIGADSDIDRFERKVLDV; this is translated from the coding sequence ATGAAAAAGGAATTTGCAGTAATTGGGCTTGGTCGTTTTGGCGGCAGTATTTGCCGTGCATTAAGTGAAGAAGGCATGGAAGTGATGGCCATAGATAATGATGAAGACCGTGTCAATGAATTCGCAAATATTGCCTCCCATGCAGTAGTGGGAGACACTACAGATGAAGCGGTATTGAAAAGCCTTGGAATCCGTAATTTTGACCACGTAATAGTCGCCATCGGGGAAAATATTCAGGCGAGTATTCTCACAACATTGATTTTAAAAGACCTGGGTGTAAAAAACATTACCGTGAAAGCGCAAAATGATTATCACGAAAAAGTACTCGCTAAAATCGGCGCAGACAAAATTGTCCATCCTGAACGGGATATGGGAAGAAGGATTGCCCATAATATCATTTCCAATAACGTGCTGGACTACCTCGAACTTTCAGATGAACATAGTATTGTTGAGATTGTTGCAAACAAAAAGCTCGCAGGCAATACACTGATCAACCTTGATATCCGTGCTAACTATGGAATCAATATAGTAGCAATAAAAAGAAACAAAGATATAATCGTTTCGCCTCAAGCAGAGGAAGCAATCGAGCTCAATGATATTCTCATTGTCATTGGAGCGGATTCCGACATAGACCGTTTTGAACGAAAAGTATTGGATGTATAA
- the ade gene encoding adenine deaminase: protein MSIENMKERNDAASGKEMADLLITNVIVADVFNHELVKMDVAVKNGEFVSCGRRAAKEIIDGKGMYMIPSFIDSHVHIESSMVTPSEFAKAVLPHGVTTVIADPHEIANVSGTDGIRFMLEQSENLPLDVRIMLPSSVPAASFEESGATLHMPDLVPFADHPRVLGLAEVMDYPSLVNGDKDMLEKIHMASSRSMPIDGHLAGLPSELIDLYRTAGVKTDHEVNSAEEAVNRIRRGMYVQIRQGSVAQNLPAVIQAVTPLNSRRFILCTDDKHLDELKEEGSIDHLVRLAIEKGIDPLTAIQMASINAAECYGLQKKGAIAPGFEADFILTDDLTSLPIKNVFRLGKERASDGNLISKDWPVPEPYEESLLNTVHIGAFNQEQLALPLQKNQKVPIIEILPNQLITKKRIEETSGAEGVFHASVELDHLKLVCVERHRSSGKAGVGIVKGFKLKTGSIAVSISHDSHHIMATGTNDKTLFAAISRLEELQGGMVVADEEGRVLAELSLPVGGLMSDRPFEEVIVRMTDIHHALKKTGFNEPFNPFVMLSFLALPVIPEIKLTVNGLFDVTKFEHVKI, encoded by the coding sequence ATGTCGATCGAAAACATGAAAGAAAGAAACGATGCTGCTTCAGGCAAAGAAATGGCGGACCTGCTTATAACGAATGTCATTGTAGCAGATGTCTTCAACCACGAGCTTGTAAAGATGGATGTAGCGGTAAAAAATGGTGAATTTGTTAGCTGCGGCCGCAGGGCTGCTAAAGAAATAATCGATGGTAAAGGGATGTATATGATTCCTTCGTTTATAGATTCACATGTGCATATTGAATCCTCAATGGTCACTCCCTCTGAATTTGCAAAGGCTGTTCTTCCGCATGGCGTTACGACGGTAATTGCTGACCCTCATGAAATCGCGAATGTATCTGGAACAGATGGAATTCGGTTTATGCTCGAACAATCAGAAAATCTGCCGCTTGATGTAAGGATCATGCTTCCATCTTCAGTTCCGGCAGCAAGCTTTGAAGAGAGCGGAGCCACCCTTCATATGCCTGATTTGGTCCCTTTCGCAGATCATCCGAGGGTATTAGGTCTTGCGGAAGTAATGGATTATCCTTCATTGGTAAATGGCGATAAGGATATGCTGGAAAAAATCCATATGGCCTCAAGCCGTTCAATGCCGATTGATGGTCATCTTGCCGGATTGCCTTCCGAACTTATTGATCTATACAGGACGGCGGGTGTAAAAACCGATCATGAAGTTAATTCTGCAGAGGAAGCGGTAAACAGAATTCGAAGAGGGATGTATGTTCAAATCAGACAGGGATCTGTAGCACAAAATCTCCCTGCTGTCATTCAGGCAGTTACTCCGCTGAATTCAAGAAGATTTATTCTTTGTACGGATGATAAACATCTTGATGAGTTAAAAGAAGAAGGAAGCATCGACCATCTTGTGAGACTTGCAATTGAAAAAGGAATCGATCCGCTAACGGCGATTCAAATGGCATCCATCAACGCAGCGGAATGCTACGGTCTTCAGAAAAAAGGAGCAATTGCTCCAGGGTTTGAGGCTGATTTCATTTTAACGGATGATTTAACAAGCCTGCCTATTAAGAATGTCTTTAGACTGGGAAAAGAGCGGGCATCAGATGGAAACCTCATTTCCAAAGACTGGCCGGTTCCTGAGCCGTATGAAGAGAGCCTGTTAAACACGGTTCATATCGGTGCCTTTAATCAGGAACAACTCGCCTTGCCTTTGCAAAAAAATCAGAAAGTACCTATTATAGAAATCCTGCCCAATCAGCTAATCACCAAAAAACGAATAGAAGAAACATCTGGAGCAGAGGGAGTTTTTCATGCAAGCGTTGAACTCGATCATTTGAAGCTGGTTTGTGTGGAGCGTCACCGCTCATCAGGGAAAGCCGGAGTAGGCATAGTGAAAGGATTTAAATTAAAAACAGGATCCATCGCAGTGTCCATTTCTCACGACTCCCATCATATTATGGCGACAGGAACGAATGATAAAACCCTTTTTGCAGCGATTAGCCGATTGGAGGAACTTCAAGGCGGGATGGTTGTGGCGGATGAAGAAGGCAGGGTTTTAGCTGAATTGTCTCTTCCTGTCGGCGGGCTGATGTCAGACAGGCCTTTTGAGGAAGTCATTGTAAGAATGACAGACATTCATCATGCTTTAAAGAAGACTGGCTTTAACGAACCGTTTAACCCATTCGTTATGCTTTCCTTTCTTGCCTTGCCTGTCATTCCCGAAATTAAGCTTACAGTAAACGGACTATTTGATGTTACTAAATTTGAACATGTTAAGATTTGA